The Gopherus evgoodei ecotype Sinaloan lineage chromosome 8, rGopEvg1_v1.p, whole genome shotgun sequence genome includes a region encoding these proteins:
- the GRXCR2 gene encoding glutaredoxin domain-containing cysteine-rich protein 2 — translation MDEVQKKLSQRYETRPRKVRFKISSGYSGRVLKQVYEDGQELEPPEEESPHHFLHLSFESGDHFNRVGEAPESRFHSSAKLTAQRISVFKEGSKYNLASNPPLFSDYQAGDSHHMPSPILDFGKIVIYTSNLKIIRTPMDKKELMRKIIQNEGTDDWSFMCRDGKEGDGHQVNGRVKDAENQLTDNQYVEEGDTEHNCSQCKGSGSAPCSLCHGSKFSMLANRFRESYRALRCPACNENGLQPCQVCAQ, via the exons ATGGATGAGGTTCAGAAGAAACTAAGCCAGAGGTATGAGACAAGACCCCGCAAAGTGAGGTTCAAAATCTCTTCGGGATACAGTGGCCGGGTGTTAAAGCAGGTCTATGAAGATGGCCAGGAACTGGAGCCTCCAGAGGAAGAATCCCCTCACCATTTTCTCCACCTCAGCTTTGAGTCAGGGGACCATTTCAACAGAGTTGGAGAGGCACCAGAATCCAGGTTTCATTCGTCAGCCAAACTGACTGCCCAAAGGATCAGTGTATTCAAAGAGGGTAGCAAGTACAATCTAGCAAGTAACCCTCCACTCTTCAGTGACTACCAAGCAGGTGATAGTCATCACATG CCCTCCCCCATTTTAGATTTTGGCAAGATTGTCATCTACACCAGCAACCTGAAAATCATCCGCACACCAATGGACAAGAAAGAGCTGATGAGAAAAATCATCCAGAATGAGGGCACTGATGACTGGTCCTTCATGTGCCGAGATGGGAAGGAAGGGGATGGCCATCAAGTCAATGGGCGTGTGAAAGATGCAGAAAACCAACTTACTGACAACCAGTATGTGGAG GAAGGAGACACTGAGCACAATTGCTCCCAGTGTAAAGGATCAGGTtcagccccctgctctctgtGCCATGGAAGCAAGTTTTCAATGTTGGCTAACAGATTTAGAGAGTCCTACCGGGCTCTCCGATGTCCTGCTTGCAATGAAAATGGCTTGCAGCCTTGCCAGGTCTGTGCCCAATAA